The following proteins are co-located in the Desulfobulbaceae bacterium genome:
- the ltrA gene encoding group II intron reverse transcriptase/maturase, with protein sequence MQTSLRGIAKRAKEDPKHRFGNLYSLLNEKNLIECFPQLNRKAAPGVDGVDWKAFETDLEENVSQLATALKEKRYKAKLVRRRNIPKPGGKQRPLGIPVIGDKLVQSAAAQILSTIYEQDFLPCSHGYRRGKGPQRAALELSQKLHRGRYRWVVDADIKGFFDHIDHEWLLKMLEQRINDRAFIGLIRKWLKAGILEEDGQVVFPVTGTPQGGVVSAVLANIYLHYVLDLWFEKIVKPRCSGDVMLMRFADDFVCCFQYREDEQRFSKDLGMRLGKFKLELSVEKTKVIKFTRFETENNNSFTFLGFEYRWGLSRAGKPLMTMQTAMSKFRVALAAIEDWIKKDRSKLGTAALLTKLKQKLQGHFNYYGVSGNCDMLRKFRWHACQIVFKWLNRRSQRKSCNWTGFREMLSYFKIPTPRIIGYW encoded by the coding sequence ATGCAAACCTCACTGCGGGGAATAGCAAAAAGAGCAAAGGAAGATCCAAAACACCGATTCGGAAATCTGTATAGCCTGTTGAACGAAAAGAACCTGATAGAGTGCTTTCCGCAGTTAAACCGGAAGGCAGCCCCAGGAGTGGATGGAGTTGACTGGAAAGCCTTTGAAACGGATCTGGAAGAAAATGTTAGCCAGTTGGCAACAGCTCTGAAGGAGAAGCGTTATAAGGCCAAGCTGGTACGTCGCCGTAATATTCCAAAACCCGGCGGCAAACAGCGCCCGCTCGGAATCCCGGTGATCGGCGATAAATTAGTGCAGTCTGCTGCCGCTCAGATATTGTCAACAATATATGAGCAGGACTTTTTGCCCTGTAGCCATGGTTATCGACGAGGCAAAGGCCCGCAGCGGGCTGCTCTCGAACTTAGCCAAAAGCTGCACCGGGGTAGATATCGTTGGGTAGTTGATGCCGATATCAAGGGGTTCTTTGACCACATCGACCACGAGTGGTTGCTGAAAATGCTGGAACAGCGGATCAATGACCGTGCTTTTATCGGGCTGATTCGTAAATGGTTGAAGGCCGGTATTCTTGAGGAAGATGGACAGGTTGTATTCCCTGTAACCGGAACTCCTCAAGGCGGTGTAGTTTCAGCCGTACTAGCCAACATCTACCTGCACTATGTACTCGATTTATGGTTTGAGAAGATTGTAAAGCCACGTTGCAGCGGAGATGTAATGCTGATGCGTTTTGCAGACGATTTTGTCTGTTGCTTTCAGTATCGCGAAGATGAACAACGGTTCTCCAAAGACCTCGGTATGCGCCTGGGAAAGTTCAAATTAGAGCTGTCTGTCGAGAAAACGAAGGTGATTAAATTCACCCGATTCGAGACCGAGAATAACAATAGCTTTACCTTTCTAGGATTCGAATATCGCTGGGGTCTGAGTAGAGCAGGAAAACCGTTGATGACGATGCAGACAGCCATGTCTAAGTTCCGAGTTGCCTTGGCTGCGATTGAAGACTGGATAAAGAAAGATCGCAGCAAACTTGGAACCGCTGCATTGCTCACCAAGCTCAAGCAGAAACTGCAAGGACACTTCAATTATTACGGAGTTAGCGGTAACTGTGATATGCTGCGGAAATTTCGCTGGCATGCGTGTCAGATAGTCTTCAAGTGGTTAAATAGGCGAAGTCAGAGGAAGAGCTGTAATTGGACAGGGTTCAGAGAAATGTTATCCTATTTCAAGATACCCACTCCAAGAATTATCGGATATTGGTAG
- a CDS encoding ATP-binding protein, translating into MVKIHLAQIYYNTSYYDPPIDYLEEPVAFNEKNNPLGKLRSIDEIQEYLVESKSTYVEHIRAKLLNIANWSGENNCHLLVFPEYSVPPQVLLELRKVSIEYSMIIVAGTHRVQSGANAESIYRNLKIYEDSNFVGSACSPIICPDGTVYLAKKIKKSKWEPNLVTPEKEPKSFRIECKGEPILISVIPCIDSLHTEVIGKILSNKEQQPNIIICPSESPPTALFESIANLLASSETLFCYANTAEFGGSFYNIPEAWGTYLKGHAHFYDKLPSKTEAILELTVDQNCFYAKKGSLNNAPNCYHPFPYPIICIKESEWLNDIEAFKKETIEWLKASDISPAIEWMDLFLSENFAKLPNLVGQNLKYIRHSILPLYDGGIDTIEKSFLNVPIDEKVENTTLLWAIRVNSTIDILSKLIKNIPDDLADDLFACLKYLRKISKKLPSIPNDLPANLSLIPTQPIVQQEFSGEREIIESFQNRGSDVDQIRNFLGNPDNKVIVVTGAIGMGKSSFVHWMFKKQFGDWEILRVYISKEARAPRLIAEIGYLVGIFIDIDSLSTATGNVFRQIVRKIFIEFYKKPKRALVIDDLHDILKSGTARDHNQLSIMMEEAANCKQYIGGRLFIVSSQWLPWKWVNNSGVAHLPLKRINDIYARRIIEFHMRRCNLIKDESIPEPPQDLIDLVKGHPLSAKIVVDAIKDKEFSELSSIIKVNEISGYVAGELLKHVSLSEDEKNAYNF; encoded by the coding sequence ATGGTCAAAATTCATCTTGCACAGATTTATTACAATACTTCATATTACGATCCTCCAATTGACTACCTTGAAGAGCCAGTTGCTTTTAACGAAAAGAATAATCCTCTCGGGAAATTACGTTCAATTGATGAAATACAAGAGTACCTAGTTGAGTCCAAAAGTACATATGTCGAGCATATCCGCGCCAAATTACTGAATATTGCAAATTGGTCAGGTGAAAACAACTGCCACCTGCTTGTTTTTCCGGAATATTCGGTCCCACCGCAAGTACTTTTAGAATTACGAAAAGTATCCATAGAATATTCGATGATTATTGTTGCAGGGACTCATCGAGTCCAGTCTGGAGCCAATGCAGAATCGATATACCGTAATTTGAAAATTTATGAAGATTCCAATTTTGTAGGTAGTGCATGTAGCCCCATCATTTGTCCTGATGGAACAGTGTATCTCGCAAAAAAAATTAAAAAATCGAAATGGGAACCGAACTTAGTTACACCGGAAAAAGAACCAAAATCTTTTCGAATTGAATGTAAGGGGGAACCAATATTAATTTCTGTAATTCCCTGTATTGACAGTCTCCACACAGAAGTTATAGGGAAAATTTTATCAAACAAGGAACAACAACCTAATATAATAATTTGCCCTTCAGAGTCGCCACCTACAGCTTTATTTGAATCTATAGCCAATCTTCTTGCCTCCAGTGAAACACTCTTTTGTTATGCCAATACAGCAGAATTTGGGGGGTCGTTTTACAATATTCCAGAAGCTTGGGGGACATACCTAAAAGGTCATGCGCATTTCTATGATAAGTTGCCATCGAAAACTGAAGCTATACTTGAATTGACCGTAGATCAAAATTGTTTTTATGCCAAAAAAGGATCATTAAATAACGCACCAAATTGTTACCACCCTTTCCCTTATCCAATAATTTGTATAAAGGAAAGTGAATGGTTAAATGATATTGAAGCATTTAAAAAAGAGACAATTGAATGGCTGAAAGCATCTGATATATCACCAGCTATAGAGTGGATGGATCTTTTTTTGTCAGAGAATTTTGCAAAACTCCCGAATCTTGTTGGGCAAAATTTGAAGTATATCAGGCATAGCATTTTGCCTTTATACGATGGCGGCATTGATACTATTGAAAAGTCATTTTTAAATGTCCCAATCGACGAGAAGGTTGAAAATACGACTTTGTTATGGGCAATTAGGGTAAATAGTACAATCGATATCCTTTCTAAACTTATAAAAAATATCCCTGATGATTTAGCGGACGATTTATTTGCATGCCTAAAATATTTAAGAAAAATTTCCAAAAAATTACCCTCTATACCTAATGATCTTCCAGCAAACCTCTCTTTAATTCCGACACAACCTATTGTTCAGCAAGAATTTTCCGGAGAAAGAGAAATCATTGAATCTTTCCAAAATCGAGGGTCTGATGTCGATCAAATTCGTAACTTTTTGGGCAACCCGGACAATAAGGTAATTGTTGTTACTGGCGCTATTGGTATGGGGAAAAGTTCTTTTGTTCATTGGATGTTTAAAAAACAATTTGGGGATTGGGAAATATTAAGAGTCTATATTTCAAAAGAAGCAAGAGCGCCAAGGCTTATTGCCGAGATTGGGTATTTAGTTGGTATCTTTATTGATATTGACAGCCTGTCTACTGCAACTGGCAATGTCTTTCGTCAAATTGTTAGGAAAATATTTATAGAATTTTATAAAAAACCCAAAAGAGCATTAGTGATTGATGACCTCCATGATATTTTAAAATCAGGGACGGCTCGCGACCATAATCAACTGTCAATTATGATGGAAGAAGCTGCAAACTGCAAACAATATATAGGAGGTAGATTGTTTATTGTCAGCAGTCAATGGCTTCCCTGGAAATGGGTGAACAATTCAGGTGTTGCCCATTTGCCACTAAAAAGAATCAACGATATATACGCAAGAAGAATTATTGAGTTTCACATGCGCCGTTGCAACCTTATAAAAGATGAGTCAATACCAGAGCCGCCACAGGATTTAATCGATTTGGTAAAGGGGCATCCTCTTTCAGCAAAAATTGTTGTCGATGCAATTAAAGATAAAGAATTCAGTGAATTATCAAGCATTATAAAGGTGAATGAAATTAGTGGCTATGTGGCTGGTGAATTGCTCAAGCATGTCTCACTTTCAGAAGATGAAAAAAATGCCTACAACTTTTAG
- a CDS encoding MerR family transcriptional regulator — MGQPNGFAQIPDKAYFKIGEVCDITAIKSHTLRYWESEFTVIKPQRADSKQRLYRKVDVENVLKIKSLIYDKGMTLAGVKKYLAQEKTDHKEQKTSSPQVGNILGRIKEELVSIKKILS, encoded by the coding sequence GTGGGGCAACCAAACGGATTTGCTCAAATTCCAGATAAAGCGTATTTTAAAATAGGTGAAGTGTGTGATATTACAGCAATTAAATCACACACCTTGCGTTATTGGGAGTCTGAGTTTACTGTAATAAAGCCTCAACGTGCCGATTCAAAGCAACGGCTTTATCGGAAAGTTGATGTTGAAAATGTCCTGAAAATCAAAAGCTTGATTTATGATAAAGGGATGACTCTTGCCGGAGTCAAAAAGTATTTGGCACAGGAAAAAACTGATCATAAGGAACAAAAAACCAGTTCCCCTCAGGTCGGAAATATATTAGGTAGAATTAAGGAAGAACTGGTCTCAATAAAAAAAATACTGTCGTAA
- a CDS encoding integration host factor subunit alpha, with amino-acid sequence MTRENITRKDLADAINDKMGFSKRTCSTIVDEFFECIKQNLLVEKNVKLVQFGTFKVRKKSPRVGRNPKTGESMEISQRSMVSFKPSKVLRAEINRGQV; translated from the coding sequence GTGACACGGGAAAACATTACTCGAAAAGATCTTGCAGACGCCATTAACGATAAGATGGGCTTTTCTAAGCGCACTTGCAGCACCATCGTTGATGAGTTTTTTGAATGTATTAAACAAAATCTTCTTGTTGAAAAAAACGTTAAACTTGTTCAGTTTGGTACCTTTAAGGTTCGGAAGAAATCTCCTCGTGTAGGACGTAATCCCAAGACTGGTGAGTCTATGGAGATATCACAAAGAAGTATGGTTTCATTTAAGCCAAGCAAGGTTCTTCGGGCTGAAATTAACCGAGGCCAAGTGTAA